The DNA region CAAGCATAACCTGATGGACATGCCTACCACCAGCTGtcagcaccatcccaccTTTGCTCACTCCCAAAAAGCACAACTCACGCCGTCAAATCCAAAAACACCTCATCAATACTCGCCTTCTCAACCTTTTGCAACCCTCCCCCGGGCAAATGCTCCTTGATGACCCTCATGATCCTCCTGCTCTCCAACCGATACGGATCCAGCGACACCTTATCCGTAGCAATATGCTCCGCCGCGTCCTCCCGATAAGCCCACTTgtcatccccctcccgccaAGTAGCAACATGCTGCGCTATAAGCTCCGGACACAACCTCCTCGCTTCAGTCACCGTACAATGCCGGCCGATCTTAAAGGCGCGGGCGGGGTAGTTGACTGCTATTAAACCTTGCCTTTCCCTCCCTGTTAGTTGACAGGCCGAGCTTGGTATTGGGGCAGGGTGGTtagaaaaagggggaaagaTACCATTGTTGAACGGCCAAAGGTTTGTCCTCGGGAATGCCGAGCCGTACCATCTCCACCTGTGCGTAGAAGCAGTCCAGATCCAAATGGGCAACCACCCTCAACGGGCAGGAAGTATTGTAAGAAGCCATCTGGTTGAAGTGCCGGTAGGTGAACTGTgaccttttcctccctggCGCaccggcgggggaggagtcCCGGTGCCGGTTGCGGAAGGGTGACGAAGACATGATCAGGTCCAAGTTCGCAACGACCTAGAATTCGAGATTGGCGATGTTGGAGGTCGTCGGGGGCTCATCTTCTGCTGTCCAAGTCGACAGACATCGATTGACTGGAAGTAattgaagagagagagatagagagagagagagagagagagagagagagagacacacacacacacacgcgtCAGTGTGAAATCGGAGACTCCCGCTTTTCCACTGGGATGATGAAAATGGACTGTGGGACGGACAATAGGCCGCCAAGCAAATGGGATGTGCTTGCTCTGGGGAAAAGAGTGGAGCCCTTTTGAAGCGCCGATCTCTGGGACGGGGACGCTTGGACCACCCCAGCTTTTTGTGGAGACCCCGCATTTGCTGGGAAGACAATTGACAGGAGCTTGCTGCGAGTAATCGGAGGATCCAGCGAAATGGGATTTGGATATCTTGGATATCTTTTTAACGGCGACGGTCTTTGTGTGGCTTTCAAAACATCGTGAGCCTGGTTGGGGGGGAAAGCGCGAGATTCGATCATCTTGTTTCAGGGATTTCACTACATCTGAGCCTCTCATCATTTTACTGCcgtcccctcctcaaacactCACTCTTCAACCCCCACGCAGTTTTCAATATTTCAtcacccttcccctctctcacTTCCAGATTGATCATcaatcctccccccctaCATATAGTCATGTATTGTATCCGGTACATATCTTCTTAACACTTCAGCCAGCCACTCCCAACCCCGGATCAGACCGCTGCGGATCGGTAAGATAGTGGGCAGTTGCATGCATATCTTGGTTCTGCACGATGGACtcgatgctgatgctgatgctgatgaacTTGGCATTTGCAACGTCCTCTGTGTTCTTCTCCTGTTAgaatcctcatcatcgtaGCCTGTTCTGAGTCAGTTCTGGCGGGTTTGATGGTgaagctaggtaggtagtagTGTATATGAAGCATGTCACCTCCCGGGTGGTTTAGTGCATCTTCCGTTCCGTGTTGTCTCGGCTTGGAGCCATGACAGCTACCTCTGTCTCGCCGGTCTCCTCTTCCGCtacaaccacagcagcatgaACGAGGAAAGAAGTGTGGAAGCTCTGTGTCTCGTCCCGGAAACCCCGCGCGTGGAGTATGAGATAATTATCCCGAAGCGTGCCATTGTGTGTGATCAATTCGGGAAGCCCGCATGCCATGGCTTGCCGGCGACTACCAAGGTGGGTTGGAAGAATTCCATGACCTTGGAGGCGAGAGCAGAAGAAAACATGACGAGGGAATGAGGAGAACTATAGAGACGAACTTGCCTATCGGAGGATGCGTATTTGTGTTCCGCTCACTCTTTACTCCTGGATCGAAATGTTGGGCGAAAGGGAGGTCAGTTGGCTTCAGAGTTGgtgtggagggtggtgtgggttGGGTGCCAGGGAGCCACAACCGCTCCGTGTCAACAGAAGGGGAGAAGCGGGCCGGGTTCAATGACTTGCAAGATGGCTGTCGATGGTGTTCTGATATATGAGAAGACCCAGCAAGAGCAGAAGACAAGGGCTGGGAGGACACTCAACTTGTAGTCAACGAAGcccctttcttttccatGTCCCACTCCGTCCCCGATCTTCCGCGCTTTCTAGCCCTTTGGTTGGCGTTGGCCCATCCTGCTACAGGCACCGCTTTTAAACTTTTGCTGTTCCACACGCGCCGTCAGCACCGTCGAGCCTTATCCTCAGGTACCCTACAACTTCGCCTTCCACCACAGGACCCGCGTACCACAAGCCGCAGCCACGCCGTTGAAAGACTGCCGTGAACGTTTCCATCTTGAGGCAAAGCGAGCGATTAGCGACAAACAACCCACGGCGGGAAGGTGATAGAGACCGTCGATGGCATCACAaccatcgtcgtcctctcTCACTTTTGATTCCTGGACTTTGGGCAGCCTTCTCTCCCTTGAGCCACACACCCTCTCTGGCTTCTGGCCTTGCTTATGTTGCATACGTAGACTGATGCTGCCTATCACTGCGAGAGACATCCAACCAGCCCCTATCCGAACCCCAAGCAACAAGGTTAGGTCGGGCCTGTTTTCTTCGGCCACCACCCACAGTGCGGTTTAGCCGCCGTGTCCTGCCTCTACCTCGATTTGGCAGGTCACACGTTTCTACCAACCCTCTGGATGAGGCTCTTCTGCTCGTCCACTGTCCACCGCTCTTTCCGTGAGTGGACTTTGGGCATGACATCATTCGAGAAATGCCCGGTGATGGCCGGAGGAAGGTTGGAGCGGGTGGCCTGAGATGTGTTTCAAGCCGGGACCCATACCTCGCAAGGCTGCGCGcatcgtcctccttcttctcagtTGAACAGTCAGTGGTCCTCTCCGCGATCGGCGATCTGATTCGGATGCTGAATCCGGTTGTCCATAGAGATATCCCTCCTTCCGACATCTCTTGCCCGCCCCTTGCCCAGTCCGGCGATATCCGAGaatgggagaggaaggtaGCTGCGGGCACAGAAGGTGCAGGGCATTCTAGTCGCTCCTCCCGTGACCGCTCCGTCATGGTCGTGGAAGGATGTGCATATATCTTGTTGActagtggtgatggtggaagcTTTAGCCTGGACGTCTGCCCTCGTCTATCCATGAAGGGGCGGAGCGTTGACATCAACTATCACATGCCTGGTGACTTCGCCCCGGTGGACTACGCTCTCTTGTGTTGTTCTCTAGAAGCAACGTGCCCTTCTCTTTCGTCGTGGCCTGGTTGGCAAAGGGGGCCGCAGTTCTAGAAGCAACGGTAGGCGAGGCTGCCAGGCGGCGTATGTCATTCTTGAAGACTTTGCACCAGCAGTGCCGCTCGCCTCTTTTATGATTTCGAGACACTGGAAACCCGGCAAGTGTTCGGTAATTTGTACCTGCTTTTGTGGAACACAGGAGGTAATCTGCCCACGGTATCGAGTCCCTGCATGATGTTGAAGCAGAACCAACGAGCTTCTGACTTTGCCCTCAGCAATATCGAAGATCCTGGCAACAATCTGTGCTAACAGTCCCAAAGTTCGGTAACGGTAAATATCGGATGTGTGGCAAGCATGCTTCCCGTTGTTGATCCTCAACATGTAGGCCGTTGCCCGGGTGCCCCAGGGGATCCGGTCTGTCGGCGACGCTATCCAGCTTGGTCGTAACCGTGAAGCAGGTCGAAACCAGCTTTGTGTTGTCCAAGCCCCTGACCTTGCACGTTCAAACTAAACCTTCTAGCACTTAGGGCTCGGTTTTTTGAGGCGAATGGCAGCGCCGTATCGTACCAGAGGGGCACCAGTATCTAAGCCTCTGTGGTCCAGCGGGTCACACCGCCCATAGAGTGATGTTATCGTCACTGCTGACCTCCCGCCCGGGAGAGGAAATGTAACAGATTTGACCCCCACCGGAGGTGTCGATATTGCGTCTACCACGGAAGGAGTGACAGATGAAGGTGCCTGATCAAGGTGATTGTGGTAGTTTATAAAAGGACTCTCTGATGACCAGGAAAATGGTCAGCTCTACTCTCGGTAACAGACACCTCCCATCATAGCCAGCAATAAAGACCGTGATAAGTCTCTTCACATACCTCTCGCCCCAGCTTCTCCACAGAAACCATTCAGTTTTCAACTCTAGATTTCCTTGTCAAAATGTGAGATATCATGGTGCAATCTCAAACGCCGTTACTGAAACCTCGCAGGGACAACTACATGCCTCCTGTTCGCATCGAACAATGCAATGTCGTCTACTGCTGTTTGTGCAAGGCCAACAACGACGTCGATAGTATTATCAATCTCGACTCTGAGGATGAGTGCGCCGTCTGTCGACATCGCCCAGCCTTCTGCGACCACTGCATCCCGGCGCAACAGGAGTGACAGAGAGCGTAAACCGGGAACAGTAGTTGTTTGGTTACTCCATCAAACACGAGTTTCGAAACAACTTACTCAGTCACCAATAACTATGGCGGGAGTTGGCAACTGGTTTTCCCATGTACTTCCCTTGTTGATCTGGCAAGATTAGACGTGGCAACACAACTGGTTGAGAGGTTGGCGGCAGTGTCGCGAAGAAATCGTTTTCATCTTGTTAGACCCTTTCTCCTTTTTGCGTTCTGACTGGTTCAGAGCTATGTTGGTTAGCTTCTATATTTAACTTGGTGCACCTCGTCACCCTACTCTCCCAATGATGTTGTGGGCTTCGAAGATTGAATCACTGTAGACGCTGTTCACTCTGGGTCTTCCTCGTAATGCTACCTTCCCCTGATGAGGCGATAATTGGTACCGTGACGGTAAGGCCAGCCCATAATGGTGTTACTTCTGTTCTACATCATCAGCAATCAGGCAGCTTTCAAGAAACACATGGCATCCATTCCTTGCTGTCTGACATGGTGCAACCTCCCACGATGGCCGACGATGGCCAAGAAGTCCCCCCTGAGCGCGACGTGCCGTTGTGGTTCACGACACATCGTGGGAGCCTCGCCGCAAGCATGCAGCTTCCCATCTTGACAAGCGAGTCAATGGCACATCTCCTGCGGCGGGAAGAAAACCGGGATAAGTGGGTGGGATAGAGCCTTGCAGTTTCAACCATCCTTTTCCAGAAGCGGGACTCGGGTGCCACAATATGACATTTCACCACGGCTAGGAAGGCACAAGGGACCCAACTGGAACTGGGGCTGGCTTCCCATCGCTCCATAAACATCACTGCTGATCAAATTACCCTATCGTTGTACCGTCCAAGGATGCACGATATGCGTATAAACCCAATATAATGACATGCGCCAGATAGCAAGTGCCCACAAAGAATCCCTGGGTATCTCCGTCTATATCATGAACCTCGTGTGCTGTCCGTCCCATTTACATGCCGATGCTGTTTCAGCTCTATAGCCTCTCCCTTCTCGCTGCTGGACAGTTCTGGAAGCCCGAATCGTTCCCGCAACTGTTCATACAGGGGCCCCATCTCGTAAAAGCTTTCGTTGTTTTCGTAAACCGCGCAGGGCGATGGCTTGATCGGCAGTAGCCAGTCAACGGGGCTGTTTCCCATGATTGACTGCCAATTTCTATACGGTCCCAGATCCCATGGGTTTTCGCCCATCTCCGTCTTCACAATGGCGAATGTCCGGGTTGCCAGTTGGTCCCGTGGAGGATCTTCCTCATGGCCAGGTCCCGAGCGCTTCGGTAGAGGGTATGTGATCACGCTGTATTTCGGAGTCCCTTGTGTCCCCCGAGGAACTCGAATGGCCAGTTGGTGGACCATGTTCTTCGATTTGAGGTAGTCGACGTTGGTAAGATTGACAATGGCATACCGAATCGACGTGGCGGTCATTGTGAAGGTGAAAAGGCCAAAGAACGCACTGATTGCCAAAGCAGCTATTACCAGCCCATCAACGCCCTGTCCGCTGTCTAATTTCGACTTGAGGCAGATGACCGTTGCAACAATGACCACAATACAATACAATGCTGTGTAACCTGTGAACTGCATAAAGAACTTGAAGGCTGTAGTCCTGCATTAGCACCTTGATTCTAGGCAGATTTGACTCATTGGCACTGACATGTTTCACCAACAACTCCGCCTACCCACGGACAGTAATGATCCATCTTTTTGACACACCTGTCGAGCTCACTGCAATGATGGGCTCTGTCAACCTTCCAGGTGCAGCAAGAGCTGCACCACCGAGGCCGGCCGTCTGTGTTACACACAAAAACATTCTTGCTGTAGAAGCGCTCGAGACCTGGACTGTCGGGATTGTTGTCGGCACCAGCCTCGTATTGTTCGCCTGCTTCGAGATCACTCTCTGCTTTTCGGCCTTGGCGTTTACGCTCCTTGTCCCGCTCTCTTTGTACAACAGCTCGCTCTCCGAGCGGCGTGACTCCCGGGTTGTGTTGTATTTCGAGGAAGACGCGGAAGTATGACAATAGCATACAGAGAAGAAAGACGAAGTATAGGGTAAGGAAGGCCGCAGCTACTCCATTTTTCTGCTGTGTTTGTAGGAAATAGTCCACTAATCAACTACGTCAGCGGCTGGCCAGCAAAGAGGCTCTGGAACATTAAAAttcaacaaaacaaacatacAGCATACTCGCTTGACAACCACATAGGTTGCAAGGCCAGCACAACCGGCCAGTATTAATGGAATTATTCGGACCAGCCACCGTGTGGAAGCTGTTTTGGCTGCAACCATTGCGTCCTCCCGCCAGCCCACCCTCACATGTGAGACCAGAGGACGCGCCGATCCAAGTCGCGGCCGGCAAAGAGAACCAAAGAGAAACAGAAACGAGGATCGAGGCGAGAGTATTAGGCGAGCCCGGACCCGGATCTGACCGCTCCGTCTAGATAATTGCAATGGGCATCGGTTTGACGTCGGAGGTCGGATCAAGCTCACAGTCAGTCGGGATGAACGGGGATGACGTTGGTCGATCGCGCAGACAAACTGTCTAAATAGTCTCGGATCTTGGTAATCTTACTCTGGGCATCCGCTAAGGCCCTGCAACGGCGGGTCCGTGCCTGCAGGTGTGAAGGCCAGGGCAACAACTGTTAGCGGGAAACCCCTTGATATGGCCCCATCAGCGTGCAGGTTCTTAATGCACTAACATTGCCAGGCCCCAGGTGCACGCTAACCTCTTCCTGGATCCTCATGTTCCACAGCATGGACATTCGCATGGGGACAATCTTCAAAGCATATCATACCTATTCATGAAGAAAGAGATGGTTACATGCGTGATATAAAGTCCTGCTTCTCGTTGTTGACTTGTTGATGTATTTTTATGAGCTGAGGAATCACGTGGGAGAGTATTTCGTGGGAAACACAAGCATTTGGCACCGAGCCAAtggttgacgaggaggatggcaaTTTGGTTCATGGCGAGCACATCGGAGCATATTCCAGTCGGATGGGAATTGCCATTTTGACCTCACTGGATTCATTGGTTTGGAGGTCGAATCCATACGCGGTGCCCTACAAATTGGTAATACCTCGGAATAGCTGACGAATCGTGAAACCGTATGCTGATCAGGAATAGTTCATAGGCTGTtccttacctacctatctcAGTGGATCAAACCTCTTAGGTTGCTGGTGCCCGACTTGAAGCACATGCATCGAATTTGTCTTTTCCATTTGGGATGTTTAGATCATCAAGCCAGCCAAGCTTTTCATCGGTAGAGGTAGACGGTTTGCCGATACGCGGTCACATCAAGATGACCTGACCGACCTCAGCTCATCGGGTGTGGCATTCCAGCCTCGCAGTTTTTCTGGCCTGAGGAGGCTACAAGGCTTgaatccaacccctcatGGAAACCGAAGTCCAGATGAGATAGTGGTGTGAACCATGGGTCGATGCCCCACCATCTTCTGGCTAGGCAGGCATCTGGAATTTGTGTACCGACGGTGGATGTCTCGAATACAGTGCCCGAGTACGGTTGAAGCCGGTCATCAGCTTCCATTCGGTATCCGAAAACATAAATTGGAAGGGCATTTCATCTCATTTGTTTTGGGACTCAGTGGTGCTCCCTAACGGCGGCTGATATGGCTGGCTGAAGCCACCCGTCGAGTCAGcatgccaccaccaagccaagGTCAGGCACTGCATGCCACAACGAGGTCGCCACTGACCGATATACCCAGAACGGGCGGCatggtgtgggtggtgagccTACCTGCTTGATGGCTCCGGCCTCCCACCCTCGGCAGAGCCTCATCATCTGAGCTCCTGGAGGAAGCATATAATGGAACCCTTCAGACCGCCATCTTTCCCGAGAGGATTTTCTGGGCCCAATCCTTAATGTCACGGATTGCCCTCGGCGATGGTCGTATCACAGAGTGACTACTGGAGCTGGGAGAAGTGAACCGGCCACGCTCACCCAATGCACGCAACATTCAACTCGAATACTCTCCGCGACGACGTCAAGACCTCATATACCCTCCCTCGTAGCGCCGATATATCCAAACGTCAATGAAGAAGCAGCCTCCACAGAGcagaaggagatggatgtcGAGGAACGAGAAACCATGATGCTTTGCCAGACGCTATTTGACATGAGCGTTGTGCAGGGGCAACAAGTTCGcagtggatggatggacggACGGACGGATGGATGAATGGATGGATACATGGCGTTCAATGACGGTTGGACCAGCCAAGGAGGTTGTCGCTTCTGTTTTGAGCAGTCATACGGTCGGTTGGGTGAATCATTCTACGCCATGATGATAGCGGGAGGACTCCAGTCGCTGGGGTCATCAGGTGCTGATGCCGAGGTTCTGAGAAGAGTGGACAGGCACTTTCCCCCCGTCTTTTGCTTTCCCTGCCTTTGAGCATTCTCATGTTATCTTCTCTCTTTCCAACCTCTCGATCGTCTCGTCCTTGCTCAACGTTTTCATCACACACCGAGCAGTTTTCTCTTAAcgtcctcccactccctcgTTGGTTTTTGTTCCATCTCTGATGGTATTTCGTTCCGGTCTATTTTTGACAAGCTCACTCGGCAATTAGTGTCGGATCTTTCAATCTCGAGCGTTTCGGTCGGGGGTCCTGGAAGTGCTGGCGTGGGCAGACTGGCGTGGCCTCGTCTTTCGTCACCGAACCTTCAGGGTCTCACCGAGCAAGCcgacctcggcctcgacttTGCGAAAAGCATCAAGTGCATAATCGAATTAGCCCGAAATTCGACTAGCCAGACGCACCTTCGACGCTCGGTTCCGTGCGTTTCTCGTCCTCCTTGAGAGGCTCCAAGACTCGCATATGGTTGAGGTGCACCGCATACGatcccaacccaacaccaGCGCCGTCGAGTCTGCTTGACATTCGAGACCGATCATAGCCGCAACGCTCTCACGTCGATCGATTGAAAGAGCCGCATGAGTCAATACAGCTGCATATTTTCAAGGCAGCCGTGGACTCAACTTTCACGCACGCACAAGGCACCCCACCTGAATTGCACCTGTCGCCAAGCTgggccttcttctgcccgCCCAGGGTTAGCTAGAGGTTGAAAGTGAAAAAGCTCAGCCACCAAAAGCCTGGATATCTATCTACCTTACCAAAATGCCCCGCAAAGCAGTGGTCGAACGAGGAAGCGCAAAGACTGCTCCACCAGAACTCAACCTTGAATTTCGGGATCAAGAGTTTGGCACAACTGGTGGTCATGAGGGACGGAAGGTCAGCGCGGCAGGCTCGCTGATCGAGCGCACAACAACTCGATTACACCGAGCCTGGAGGAATGCTACCCCGAGTGTAGAAATAAGTGGGACACTGCAATGTCGCAGTGGTTGAGGGTTAGGGGATCATTGGGTGCGGGCGTTTGCCAAGTCTTTGGGGGCGCAATGCGGCTCTGCtgtctgggttgggggggggttgttgtcaCTTACACTCTTTTGTTTTACCCAACTGCCAGACATCAACCACATGAACACAACACAAACGTCCAATTTGCGCGCACCTAATCCGACACAACCCGCTCTCTCGACCAGGGTATCTTGCAGCTTCGAGGACCGCGGCTAAGCAATCCAGCGCTCACAACTCAGGGCGCTGGCTCGACAGGAGAATTGCATGCTGCGCATGGCACCCTCGAGCTATGGAATTGCCCGTGGTCAGGGACTGCATGTTGCAATGAGTCTTCACTTTGCTGTTTCCCTTCATTGGATGGTACACCGAACCGACGCGACACCTCGACTATAGCGCTTTGCGTGCTCCGCCCATGGGGCGACCTCACGCTTCATGAGGTCCTCATGCCCTCATCATGCATTTTTTGATATGCTGAACGGTTCTTTACTGGTTACAACACGGCCTGGGTTACAGCTGGTGTGCTGCAAGGAGGTCCGATGAGTCTTTCAACACCCAAGGGGACGTCGACGGAAGATGGGCATTTCGGTGTCGGGTGTCGGGAGGTCCGAGTGGACCATCTCATTCGCACTCCTTGTTATGCCTCACTTGCCTGTCGTCGCCTTGCCTTTCACGGCCGCCATTTCTGTTTGCCTGCTCGCTTCTCCTTTCCAAGTGGCTAGTTCCTAAGGAGCCTACGCAGTGCCTGACGACGGTGCGAGAGGAACTACGGCTGTACTTCTGCAGCCAGGGGTCGATGTACTTGCTGTGTCACCGAGAGAATGAGGAACTGTAATTGTCGTCCTCTGCCTTGCAATGGAAGTTCATTGTACAAGTTGTTCGGATTAAATCTGTATATAAGGATCTCTGCTTTCTGTTTTCTATCCCCTTCCGTTCATCACAtcctcacaaccaccaccaccaccaccaccaccatcaccaccaccatcaccactctcCTCTACAAAGTTTCTCTGCAACAAGCGTTCCAGACGTCTTCAAGCTGGTAGCTAAAGCATTCATACCATACACAAACACACCAACCACATCTTGATCGAATCCGCAATCGTCAACATGCCCggtagcagcagcaaaacCGCCATTATAGTATGGTACTGTGTGAGTAGCCACCTCCCGGTCTGATCATTCCGCTCATGCTAACTCAACTGCAGAACAACTGCACTTACGGACCGTTGAACTGCACACTCGACGTTTGCTGTCCCAGCTGTGGTCATCCTCGATGCGTATACTGCACAGTCACAACCATCAAGAGCCGTGGATAACGCCAATCCCAAGCCCTAGGCACCCATGCATGAGCTTTCGAGCCCCGCAACCTGGGCGTGGGAAGACAAGTCAGGAAAAATGCATTGTTAGGGGGGCTTTTTCgctttggagttgggggtgatATTGGATTTGGAGTTTGGGACGACCGACAACCTTGGGAAAGCATCTGTGACGCAGCGATGACAAGACACTGGGCGCAAGCCATTACATTCGCATCGGGATTAGAGGAGCATGAactgtttttttcttggagTTGGATATAAAGGGTCAGGGTTCTTTTGGAAGGCATTCAGTATAGATGTTGTAGTTTACTTTAGGGATAATTGCTTTTGGTGgacttcttcctcgctcGCCCATGTACCGCGAATTCGACCGTTGGTGATTGTCAATTGTCCTGGCAACACCCTCTTGGGGTTCGACCATGTATGTCAACAAGATGTCGTGAAACCACCTGCCCAGGCAGATACCAAATCCCATGTGGGTTCTCGT from Podospora pseudoanserina strain CBS 124.78 chromosome 1, whole genome shotgun sequence includes:
- the pfa5 gene encoding Palmitoyltransferase pfa5 (EggNog:ENOG503Q3K1; COG:I), with the translated sequence MVAAKTASTRWLVRIIPLILAGCAGLATYVVVKRKNGVAAAFLTLYFVFLLCMLLSYFRVFLEIQHNPGVTPLGERAVVQRERDKERKRQGRKAESDLEAGEQYEAGADNNPDSPGLERFYSKNVFVCNTDGRPRWCSSCCTWKVDRAHHCSELDRCVKKMDHYCPWVGGVVGETSFKFFMQFTGYTALYCIVVIVATVICLKSKLDSGQGVDGLVIAALAISAFFGLFTFTMTATSIRYAIVNLTNVDYLKSKNMVHQLAIRVPRGTQGTPKYSVITYPLPKRSGPGHEEDPPRDQLATRTFAIVKTEMGENPWDLGPYRNWQSIMGNSPVDWLLPIKPSPCAVYENNESFYEMGPLYEQLRERFGLPELSSSEKGEAIELKQHRHVNGTDSTRGS